A window of the Oncorhynchus keta strain PuntledgeMale-10-30-2019 chromosome 21, Oket_V2, whole genome shotgun sequence genome harbors these coding sequences:
- the LOC118400077 gene encoding 2-epi-5-epi-valiolone synthase-like → MSYVAITGKTHVDEPLQCHNIALVKNNEFHLVQVNGTWKRKTVKNFNKNLKGRISAAKIYESTTEQGTSWTVISPIVFTYKVIESLGLLDPSNDTLLLGHIRDPQQQEALRSSISTKPLRRFVVMDQTVYNLYGCQLTDYFEARNVLYRILPLTTTEENKSMELVMKILEEVHKFSLDRRTEPIIAIGGGVCLDIVGLAASLYRRRTPYIRVPTTLLSYVDASVGAKTGVNFANCKNKLGGYIPPVAAFLDLSFIQTVSRRHISNGLAEMLKMALMKHRGLFELLETHGPFLLDSKFQSDSGLHGDNKDAASVSTRVAIEAMLEELAPNLWEDDLDRLVDFGHIISPELEMKVLPSLLHGEAVNIDMSYMVYVARERGLMTEEEKLRIIGCMVGLELPVWHQDVTLALVQHSLCERLNHSGGLVRMPLPIGLGHAEIFNDTGDESLYRAFEKWCDEQRLQ, encoded by the exons ATGTCGTATGTTGCAATCACCGGGAAGACACACGTGGACGAGCCACTACAATGCCACAATATTGCATTGGTAAAGAATAACGAGTTTCATTTAGTTCAAGTCAATGGTACATGGAAACGCAAAACGGTAAAGAATTTTAATAAAAACTTGAAAGGTCGAATATCAGCTGCCAAAAT CTATGAGAGCACCACGGAGCAAGGCACCTCCTGGACAGTGATCAGTCCCATCGTCTTCACCTACAAGGTGATTGAGTCCCTGGGCCTGCTGGACCCCAGCAACGACACCCTGCTCCTGGGCCACATCAGGGACCCCCAGCAGCAGGAGGCCCTGAGGAGCAGCATCAGCACCAAGCCCCTGAGGCGCTTCGTGGTCATGGACCAGACCGTCTACAACCTCTATGGCTGCCAGCTCACAGACTACTTTGAGGCTCGTAATGTTCTCTACAGGATCCTGCCCTTGACCACCACAGAGGAAAACAAGTCCATGGAGCTGGTGATGAAGATCCTGGAGGAGGTCCATAAGTTCTCCCTGGACAGACGCACAGAGCCCATTATTGCTATTGGTGGAGGGGTCTGCCTGGACATCGTGGGCCTGGCGGCTTCCCTCTACAGGAGACGCACCCCCTACATCCGTGTCCCtaccaccctcctctcctatgtcGACGCCAGCGTGGGGGCAAAGACCGGGGTGAACTTTGCCAATTGTAAAAATAAGCTGGGTGGCTACATCCCCCCAGTGGCTGCTTTCCTAGACCTGTCCTTCATTCAAACAGTTTCCCGAAGACACATCTCCAATGGGCTGGCCGAAATGTTAAAG ATGGCCTTGATGAAACACAGAGGTCTCTTTGAGCTGTTGGAGACCCATGGTCCGTTCCTGTTGGACTCCAAGTTCCAGTCTGACAGCGGTCTTCATGGGGACAACAAAGACGCTGCCTCCGTGTCCACGCGCGTGGCCATAGAAGCCATGCTAGAGGAGCTGGCCCCCAACCTGTGGGAGGATGatttggacagactggtagactttGGTCACATTATCAGCCCAGAGCTGGAAATG AAGGTGCTCCCATCCTTGCTGCACGGAGAGGCGGTCAACATCGATATGTCCTACATGGTGTATGTGGCCCGTGAGAGAGGCCTCATGACAGAGGAAGAAAAGCTGCGGATTATAGGCTGCATGGTGGGGCTGGAGCTGCCTGTGTGGCATCAGGACGTTACTTTGGCACTGGTGCAGCACTCACTTTGTGAGAGGCTGAATCACTCTGGTGGACTGGTCAGGATGCCTCTACCTATTGGCCTAGGGCACGCAG AGATCTTCAATGACACGGGTGACGAAAGCCTGTACAGAGCGTTTGAGAAGTGGTGTGATGAGCAGCGACTGCAGTGA
- the LOC118400078 gene encoding microphthalmia-associated transcription factor-like isoform X2 has translation MLEMLEYSHYQVQTHLENPTKYHIQQAQRQQVRQYLSTTLGGKPGSQASSLQCHSQPPEHGMPPGPGSTAPNSPMALLTLTSNCEKEMDDVIDDIISLETSYNDDILGFMDPGLQITNTLPVSGNLLDMYGNHGLTSSNACPGSLSNIKREFSGPGMMNILDKTASCGQFDDYQRPEGFPVAEVRAMVKERQKKDNHNLIERRRRFNINDRIKELGTLIPKSNDPDMRWNKGTILKASVDYIRKLQREQQRAKELELRQRRLEHANRHLMLRIQELEMQARAHGLAVVPSPSLCSSELMARAIKQEPILGDCPSDLYQKSGPDMSPTTTLDLNNGTIHFNDSPLDAGEPGAYGSNKTSTKLKDIIDNTLSPISSLLSSVSPDASNSSSRRSSSSSMEENNRGC, from the exons ATGTTGGAGATGCTTGAATACAGCCATTACCAG GTGCAGACCCATCTGGAGAACCCCACCAAGTATCACATCCAGCAGGCCCAAAGGCAGCAGGTGAGGCAGTACCTGTCCACCACCCTCGGGGGTAAGCCTGGCAGCCAGGCCAGCAGCCTGCAGTGCCACAGCCAACCCCCAGAGCACGGGATGCCCCCCGGCCCAGGCAGCACTGCCCCCAACAGCCCCATGGCCCTGCTGACCCTCACCTCAAACTGTGAGAAGGAG ATGGACGATGTCATCGATGACATTATTAGCTTGGAAACAAGTTATAATGATGATATTCTTGGCTTTATGGACCCTGGACTCCAGATTACAAATACC CTCCCTGTATCTGGTAACCTTCTGGACATGTATGGAAACCACGGACTTACCAGCAGTAACGCCTGCCCTGGTAGTTTATCCAACATAAAAAGGGAATTCTCAG GTCCTGGCATGATGAACATACTTGACAAGACTGCATCCTGTGGCCAGTTTGACGACTACCAAAGGCCTGAGGGCTTTCCAGTTG CTGAGGTCCGAGCGATGGTCAAGGAGAGACAAAAAAAGGACAACCACAACTTAA TTGAACGAAGGAGGAGGTTCAACATCAACGATCGAATCAAAGAGCTTGGAACCTTGATTCCGAAGTCAAATGATCC GGACATGCGCTGGAATAAGGGCACCATTCTGAAGGCCTCAGTGGACTACATCAGGAAGCTGCAGAGGGAGCAGCAGAGAGCCAAGGAGCTGGAgcttagacagaggaggctggagCATGCCAACCGCCATCTGATGCTCCGCATACAA gagTTGGAGATGCAGGCGCGGGCTCATGGTCTTGCGGTTGTGCCGTCCCCTTCCCTCTGCTCCTCTGAGCTGATGGCCCGAGCCATCAAGCAAGAGCCCATCCTAGGAGACTGTCCGTCAGACCTGTACCAGAAGTCAGGCCCCGACATGTCCCCTACCACCACACTAGACCTCAACAACGGCACCATTCACTTCAATGACAGCCCTTTGGATGCAGGGGAACCAGGGGCCTATGGCTCCAACAAGACCTCCACTAAACTGAAGGACATAATAGACAACACCCTGTCACCCATATCATCCCTTCTGTCCTCAGTGTCGCCAGACGCctccaacagcagcagcaggcgTAGCAGCAGCTCAAGCATGGAGGAGAATAATCGTGGTTGTTAG
- the LOC118400078 gene encoding microphthalmia-associated transcription factor-like isoform X1 — protein MLEMLEYSHYQVQTHLENPTKYHIQQAQRQQVRQYLSTTLGGKPGSQASSLQCHSQPPEHGMPPGPGSTAPNSPMALLTLTSNCEKEMDDVIDDIISLETSYNDDILGFMDPGLQITNTVNLPVSGNLLDMYGNHGLTSSNACPGSLSNIKREFSGPGMMNILDKTASCGQFDDYQRPEGFPVAEVRAMVKERQKKDNHNLIERRRRFNINDRIKELGTLIPKSNDPDMRWNKGTILKASVDYIRKLQREQQRAKELELRQRRLEHANRHLMLRIQELEMQARAHGLAVVPSPSLCSSELMARAIKQEPILGDCPSDLYQKSGPDMSPTTTLDLNNGTIHFNDSPLDAGEPGAYGSNKTSTKLKDIIDNTLSPISSLLSSVSPDASNSSSRRSSSSSMEENNRGC, from the exons ATGTTGGAGATGCTTGAATACAGCCATTACCAG GTGCAGACCCATCTGGAGAACCCCACCAAGTATCACATCCAGCAGGCCCAAAGGCAGCAGGTGAGGCAGTACCTGTCCACCACCCTCGGGGGTAAGCCTGGCAGCCAGGCCAGCAGCCTGCAGTGCCACAGCCAACCCCCAGAGCACGGGATGCCCCCCGGCCCAGGCAGCACTGCCCCCAACAGCCCCATGGCCCTGCTGACCCTCACCTCAAACTGTGAGAAGGAG ATGGACGATGTCATCGATGACATTATTAGCTTGGAAACAAGTTATAATGATGATATTCTTGGCTTTATGGACCCTGGACTCCAGATTACAAATACCGTAAAT CTCCCTGTATCTGGTAACCTTCTGGACATGTATGGAAACCACGGACTTACCAGCAGTAACGCCTGCCCTGGTAGTTTATCCAACATAAAAAGGGAATTCTCAG GTCCTGGCATGATGAACATACTTGACAAGACTGCATCCTGTGGCCAGTTTGACGACTACCAAAGGCCTGAGGGCTTTCCAGTTG CTGAGGTCCGAGCGATGGTCAAGGAGAGACAAAAAAAGGACAACCACAACTTAA TTGAACGAAGGAGGAGGTTCAACATCAACGATCGAATCAAAGAGCTTGGAACCTTGATTCCGAAGTCAAATGATCC GGACATGCGCTGGAATAAGGGCACCATTCTGAAGGCCTCAGTGGACTACATCAGGAAGCTGCAGAGGGAGCAGCAGAGAGCCAAGGAGCTGGAgcttagacagaggaggctggagCATGCCAACCGCCATCTGATGCTCCGCATACAA gagTTGGAGATGCAGGCGCGGGCTCATGGTCTTGCGGTTGTGCCGTCCCCTTCCCTCTGCTCCTCTGAGCTGATGGCCCGAGCCATCAAGCAAGAGCCCATCCTAGGAGACTGTCCGTCAGACCTGTACCAGAAGTCAGGCCCCGACATGTCCCCTACCACCACACTAGACCTCAACAACGGCACCATTCACTTCAATGACAGCCCTTTGGATGCAGGGGAACCAGGGGCCTATGGCTCCAACAAGACCTCCACTAAACTGAAGGACATAATAGACAACACCCTGTCACCCATATCATCCCTTCTGTCCTCAGTGTCGCCAGACGCctccaacagcagcagcaggcgTAGCAGCAGCTCAAGCATGGAGGAGAATAATCGTGGTTGTTAG